Proteins from one Capricornis sumatraensis isolate serow.1 chromosome 2, serow.2, whole genome shotgun sequence genomic window:
- the SH3BP4 gene encoding SH3 domain-binding protein 4 encodes MAAQRIRAANSSGLPRCKSEGTLIDLSEGFSESSFNDVKVPSPSALLVDNPTPFGNAKEVIAIKDYCPTNFTTLKFSKGDHLYVLDTSGGEWWYAHNTTEMGYIPSSYVQPLNYRNSTLSDSGMIDNLPDSPDEVAKELDLLGGWTDAKKESSKAYSNNPFWSGVQTNPFLNGNIPAMPSVDELTPRSAVDLLLFDTGTSSFTESSSATTNSTGNIFDELPAAGRLPAEPPVKRDNPFFRSKRSYSLSELSVLQAKSDAPASSGFFKGLKSPAPEQFQSREDFRAAWLSHRKLARSCHDLDLLGQSPGWGQTQAVETNIVCKLDSSGGAVQLPDANISIHVPEGHVAPGEMQQVSMRALLDPPLELNSDRCSSISPVLEVKLSTLEVKTHLILEMKVSAEVKSDIFSKSTVGLQCLRSDSKEGPYVPIPLAYSYGDTVQVQLDNLEPCMYLAIVAHGPNILYPSTVWDFINKKVTVGLYGPKHIHPSFKTVVTIFGHDCAPKTLLVSEVTRQAPTPAPVALQLWGKHQFVLSRPQDLQVCVFSNMTNYEVKASDQAKAVRGFQVKLGKVSRLIFPITCQNPSELSDFTLRVQVKDDQEAILTQFCVQTPQPPPKSAIKPSGQRRFLKKNEVGKIILSPLAATTKYPTFQDRPVSSLKFGKLLKTVVRQSKNHYLLEYKKGDAIALLSEEKIRLKGQLWTKEWYIGYHQGRVGLVHAKNVLVVGKARPSLLAGPELSTSVLLEQILRPCKFLTYIYASVRTLLMENVSSWRSFADALGYGDLPLTFFCRAELDSEPERVASVLEKLKEDCNNTDNKDRKSFQKELMMALLKMDCQGLVVRLIQDFVLLTTAVEVAQRWRELAEKLAKVSKQQMDAYESPHRDRNGVVDSEAMWKPAYDFLLTWSHQIGDSYRDVIQELHIGLDKMKNPITKRWKHLTGTLILVNSLDILRASAFSPVDHDDFVI; translated from the exons TGCCTTCTCCCAGTGCCTTGCTCGTCGACAATCCCACACCCTTTGGAAACGCGAAGGAGGTGATTGCAATCAAGGACTACTGCCCAACCAACTTCACCACCCTCAAGTTCTCCAAGGGCGACCACCTGTATGTCCTGGACACGTCGGGCGGGGAGTGGTGGTACGCGCACAACACCACGGAGATGGGCTACATCCCCTCCTCCTACGTGCAGCCGTTAAACTACCGGAACTCCACCCTCAGCGACAGCGGGATGATTGACAATCTTCCCGACAGCCCGGATGAAGTCGCCAAGGAGCTCGATTTGCTCGGGGGGTGGACGGATGCCAAGAAGGAATCCAGCAAAGCCTACAGTAATAATCCTTTCTGGAGCGGAGTCCAGACGAACCCATTTCTCAACGGGAACATCCCGGCGATGCCCAGCGTGGACGAGCTGACGCCCAGAAGCGCCGTGGACTTGCTCCTCTTCGACACGGGGACATCCTCCTTCACCGAGTCCAGCTCGGCGACCACCAACAGCACCGGCAACATCTTCGATGAGCTGCCGGCCGCCGGCCGCCTCCCCGCGGAGCCGCCCGTCAAGCGGGACAACCCTTTCTTCCGAAGCAAGCGTTCCTACAGCCTCTCGGAGCTCTCCGTGCTCCAGGCCAAGTCCGATGCGCCCGCGTCCTCAGGGTTTTTCAAGGGCTTGAAATCGCCAGCCCCCGAGCAGTTCCAGAGCCGCGAGGACTTCCGGGCCGCCTGGCTGAGCCACCGGAAGCTGGCCCGGTCTTGCCACGACCTGGACCTGCTGGGCCAGAGCCCTGGGTGGGGCCAGACCCAGGCGGTAGAGACGAACATCGTGTGCAAGCTGGACAGCTCAGGGGGCGCCGTCCAGCTGCCTGACGCCAACATCAGCATCCACGTGCCCGAGGGCCACGTGGCTCCCGGGGAGATGCAGCAGGTCTCCATGAGGGCTCTGCTGGACCCCCCGCTGGAGCTCAACAGCGACCGGTGCAGCTCCATCAGCCCAGTGCTGGAGGTGAAGCTGAGCACCCTGGAGGTGAAGACCCACCTCATCCTGGAGATGAAGGTGTCAGCCGAGGTGAAGAGCGACATTTTCAGCAAAAGCACGGTGGGCCTCCAGTGCCTGAGGAGCGACTCCAAAGAGGGGCCCTACGTCCCCATCCCTCTCGCCTACAGCTACGGGGACACAGTCCAGGTCCAGCTGGACAACCTGGAGCCCTGTATGTACCTGGCCATCGTCGCCCACGGCCCGAACATCCTCTACCCTTCCACGGTCTGGGACTTCATCAATAAAAAAGTCACCGTGGGTCTCTACGGCCCCAAACACATCCACCCGTCCTTCAAGACAGTGGTGACCATTTTTGGGCATGACTGCGCCCCAAAGACCCTCCTGGTCAGCGAGGTCACCCGCCAGGCCCCTACCCCGGCCCCAGTGGCCCTGCAACTCTGGGGCAAGCACCAGTTCGTTCTGTCCAGGCCCCAGGATCTCCAAGTCTGTGTGTTTTCCAACATGACCAACTACGAGGTCAAAGCCAGCGATCAGGCCAAGGCCGTGAGAGGGTTCCAGGTGAAGCTGGGCAAGGTTAGCCGCCTCATCTTCCCCATCACATGCCAGAACCCCAGCGAGCTCTCCGACTTCACGCTGCGGGTTCAGGTGAAAGACGACCAGGAGGCCATCCTCACCCAGTTTTGTGTGCAGACCCCCCAGCCGCCCCCCAAAAGCGCCATCAAGCCATCCGGGCAGAGACGCTTCCTCAAGAAGAACGAGGTGGGGAAGATTATCCTGTCACCGCTGGCCGCCACCACCAAGTACCCGACGTTTCAGGACCGTCCCGTGTCCAGCCTCAAGTTCGGCAAGTTACTCAAGACGGTGGTGCGGCAGAGCAAGAACCACTACCTGCTGGAGTACAAGAAGGGCGACGCCATCGCCCTGCTCAGCGAGGAGAAGATCCGGCTCAAGGGGCAGCTTTGGACGAAGGAGTGGTACATCGGCTACCACCAGGGCAGGGTGGGCCTGGTGCACGCCAAGAACGTGCTGGTGGTGGGCAAGGCGCGGCCCAGCCTGCTGGCGGGGCCCGAGCTGAGCACGTCCGTGCTGCTGGAGCAGATCCTGCGGCCCTGCAAATTCCTCACCTACATCTACGCCTCGGTCCGCACGCTGCTCATGGAGAATGTCAGCAGCTGGCGCTCCTTCGCTGACGCCCTGGGCTACGGGGACCTGCCGCTCACCTTCTTCTGCCGGGCCGAGCTGGACAGCGAGCCCGAGCGGGTAGCGTCCGTCCTGGAGAAGCTGAAGGAAGACTGCAACAACACGGACAACAAAGACCGGAAGTCCTTCCAGAAGGAGCTCATGATG GCCTTACTGAAGATGGACTGCCAGGGCCTGGTGGTCAGACTCATCCAAGACTTCGTGCTCCTGACCACGGCGGTCGAGGTGGCACAGCGCTGGCGGGAGCTGGCCGAGAAGCTCGCCAAGGTGTCCAAGCAGCAGATGGACGCGTACGAGTCTCCCCACCGGGACAGAAACGGGGTGGTGGACAGTGAG GCCATGTGGAAGCCCGCCTACGACTTTCTCctcacctggagccaccagatcGGGGACAGCTACCGGGATGTCATCCAGGAACTGCACATCGGCCTGGACAAGATGAAGAACCCCATCACCAAGCGCTGGAAGCACCTCACGGGGACCCTGATCCTGGTAAACTCCCTGGACATCCTGCGAGCCTCTGCCTTCAGTCCCGTGGACCATGATGACTTCGTGATTTGA